One part of the Bacillus rossius redtenbacheri isolate Brsri chromosome 18, Brsri_v3, whole genome shotgun sequence genome encodes these proteins:
- the LOC134541330 gene encoding guanine nucleotide-binding protein G(o) subunit alpha-like, which produces MQHGMGGCLTLDREESKARRRSEEIDKQLGELAKQERNVIKILLLGAGESGKSTLVKQMKIIHSDGFTRDELRSFRPTVLDNLLSSMKYVLTGMGVLRINLQSAKHKAHAHTVLSSTSCFDKGFAVLPCVAHALQALWWDRGVRLAVARGYEYQLNDSAIYLFENMERIFSEKYVPSPTDVLRARVRTNGIIETHFKINDVIVSMFDVGGQRSQRRKWIYCFDDVRAVMFVVSLSGYDMTLLEDPAVNRLDESLSLFSQIVNNRFFRDAAFVLFLNKFDLFREKVLYSGRHLRLYLPDYRGADYDVDGGALFVQRKFRERARGDKPVCTHFTTATDTANVQVVFQAVMDTVVRANLRRATLL; this is translated from the exons ATGCAACATGGTATGGGTGGATGTCTCACATTAGATCGAGAAGAGTCCAAGGCCAGGAGGAGGAGCGAGGAGATCGACAAACAGCTCGGCGAGTTGGCCAAGCAGGAGCGCAATGTCATAAAGATACTGCTACTTG GGGCGGGGGAGAGCGGCAAGAGCACGCTGGTGAAGCAGATGAAGATCATCCACAGCGACGGCTTCACGCGCGACGAGCTGCGTAGCTTCCGCCCCACCGTGCTGGACAACCTGCTGTCCTCCATGAAGTACGTGCTGACGGGCATGGGCGTGCTGCGCATCAACCTGCAGTCGGCCAAGCACAAG GCGCATGCCCACACGGTGCTGAGCAGCACCAGCTGCTTCGACAAGGGCTTCGCCGTGCTGCCGTGCGTGGCACACGCCCTGCAGGCCCTGTGGTGGGACCGCGGCGTGCGGCTGGCCGTGGCGCGCGGCTACGAGTACCAGCTCAACGACTCCGCCATCTA CCTGTTCGAGAACATGGAGAGGATATTCAGCGAGAAGTACGTGCCCTCACCCACGGACGTGCTCCGCGCGCGCGTGCGCACCAACGGAATCATCGAGACGCACTTCAAGATCAACGACGTCATCGTCAG CATGTTCGACGTGGGCGGGCAGCGGTCGCAGCGCAGGAAGTGGATCTACTGCTTCGACGACGTGCGCGCGGTCATGTTCGTAGTGTCGCTGAGCGGCTACGACATGACGCTGCTG GAGGACCCGGCCGTGAACCGCCTGGACGAGAGCCTCAGCCTGTTCTCGCAGATCGTCAACAACCGGTTCTTCCGGGACGCCGCCTTCGTGCTGTTCCTCAACAAGTTCGACCTGTTCCGGGAGAAGGTGCTGTACTCGGGGCGCCACCTGCGGCTGTACCTGCCCGACTACCGCG GCGCGGACTACGACGTGGACGGCGGCGCGCTCTTCGTGCAGCGCAAGTTCCGCGAGCGCGCGCGTGGCGACAAGCCGGTGTGCACACACTTCACCACCGCCACCGACACGGCCAACGTGCAGGTGGTGTTCCAGGCGGTCATGGACACCGTGGTGCGTGCCAACCTGCGCCGCGCCACGCTGCTGTAG